The region TGCTGAGGGGAGTATCGGATGTCCGATATTGCAAAACGACTTCGTCGGGGAGGCGCGTAAGGGAGAGGGCTTCGCTAATCGTGTTCTGCTTCTTGCCCACGATGCGGCCGAGCTCGGCCTGCGAGTAGCCGTGGCGCTCCATCATCTGCTGGTAGGCGTCGGCTTCTTCGAGCGGGTCGAGGCTCTCGCGCTGGATGTTCTCGATGAGGGCGATCACGTCGGGCTCGCCCTCGGTGATGATGGCCGCGATGGTGTCGCGCTCCAGGATCTGGTGGGCCCGCAGGCGGCGCTCACCCGCCACAACGATGTAGGCG is a window of Pseudomonadota bacterium DNA encoding:
- a CDS encoding ParB/RepB/Spo0J family partition protein — encoded protein: AYIVVAGERRLRAHQILERDTIAAIITEGEPDVIALIENIQRESLDPLEEADAYQQMMERHGYSQAELGRIVGKKQNTISEALSLTRLPDEVVLQYRTSDTPLSKNVLVEIAKAKSPDDQLALLKEAQEYKLGVRAVRARRKAPSPTTGDSSEGTSGDGSRETPEREAARRKDRLIRSLA